One segment of Brassica napus cultivar Da-Ae chromosome C3, Da-Ae, whole genome shotgun sequence DNA contains the following:
- the LOC106385477 gene encoding transcription factor PAR1: MEKTLATSDNTRSISVLSSAAVKSRDAGFERRTKRRLSQTKASVCVSGEEEDDEEEELKEKIEALQRIIPGGTALGVDALFEETAGYIMSLQCQIKTIKVLTSFIQRLDKQDMKFGG, from the coding sequence atgGAGAAAACTCTAGCAACTTCCGACAACACTAGATCTATTTCGGTGTTGTCCTCAGCCGCCGTGAAATCACGCGACGCTGGTTTCGAGCGCAGAACCAAACGGAGATTGTCGCAGACCAAGGCAAGCGTGTGTGTGTccggtgaagaagaagatgatgaagaagaagagctaAAGGAGAAGATTGAGGCATTACAGAGGATTATTCCCGGAGGAACGGCGCTTGGTGTGGACGCGCTCTTCGAAGAGACAGCTGGTTACATAATGTCTCTACAATGTCAGATCAAAACCATTAAAGTCCTCACTTCATTTATCCAACGCTTAGATAAACAAGATATGAAGTTCGGAGGTTGA
- the LOC106384001 gene encoding mitogen-activated protein kinase 20, which translates to MEFFSDYGDATRFKIQERIGKGSYGVVCSAVDTLTGEKVAIKKIHDIFEHISDAARILREIKLLRLLRHPDIVEIKHIMLPPSRREFKDIYVVFELMESDLHQVIKANDDLTREHYQFFLYQLLRALKYIHTANVYHRDLKPKNILANANCKLKICDFGLARVAFNDTPTTIIWTDYVATRWYRAPELCGSFYSKYTPAIDIWSIGCIFAEVLMGKPLFPGKNVVHQLDLMTDLLGTPSLDTISRVRNEKARRYLTSMRKKPPIPFTQKFPNADPLSLKLLERLLAFDPKDRPTAQEALADPYFKGLAKVEREPSCQPITKMEFEFERRKVTKEDIRELISREILEYHPQLLKDHMNGADKTNFLYPSAVDQFRRQFAHLEENSGKTGPVAPLERKHASLPRSTVIHSTAVARGGQPKLMNNTNTLNPETTQNIPLNQYTTSQAPQRNLSGTKPITFMGPVAPYDNGRTSREAYDPRSLIRSTALPFPQQSAAATVGKQQERRTTTMESEKQARQISQYNRYSPDVAINIDNNPFILSRTGLHKAENRSDRIIIDTNLLQATAGIGVAAAAAAPGGSAHRKVGAVRYGMSNMY; encoded by the exons ATGGAGTTCTTCTCTGACTACGGCGACGCCACCAGATTCAAAATCCAAGAAAGAATCGGAAAAGGCAGCTACGGAGTTGTTTGCTCGGCCGTTGACACTCTAACAGGTGAGAAAGTTGCCATAAAGAAAATACACGATATCTTCGAGCATATATCCGATGCTGCGAGGATTCTCCGCGAGATAAAGCTGCTCAGACTCCTAAGGCATCCGGATATAGTTGAGATCAAGCACATCATGCTTCCTCCTTCGAGAAGAGAGTTCAAAGATATATACGTTGTGTTTGAGCTCATGGAGTCTGATCTTCATCAAGTCATTAAAGCCAATGATGATTTGACAAGAGAGCATTACCAGTTTTTCCTTTATCAGTTATTGCGTGCACTCAAGTACATTCACACAG CTAATGTTTACCATCGAGATCTGAAGCCAAAGAACATATTGGCAAATGCAAACTGTAAACTTAAGATTTGTGATTTTGGGTTGGCAAGAGTTGCATTCAATGATACTCCCACAACAATCATCTGGACA GACTATGTTGCTACAAGATGGTATAGAGCTCCAGAGCTTTGTGGATCTTTCTACTCAAAG TATACACCAGCAATTGACATATGGAGTATAGGCTGCATTTTTGCGGAAGTGTTGATGGGAAAACCACTTTTCCCTGGAAAGAATGTGGTTCACCAACTGGATCTAATGACTGATCTGCTAGGAACACCTTCCCTGGACACCATCTCCCGG GTAAGGAATGAGAAGGCAAGGAGGTACTTAACAAGCATGAGGAAAAAGCCACCCATTCCTTTTACTCAGAAATTTCCAAACGCAGATCCTTTGTCTCTGAAGTTGCTTGAGAGGCTTCTTGCTTTTGATCCCAAAGACCGTCCAACTGCTCAAGAG GCACTTGCTGATCCATATTTCAAGGGATTGGCGAAAGTGGAGAGGGAGCCTTCATGTCAACCCATCACTAAGATGGAATTTGAGTTCGAGAGAAGAAAAGTGACTAAAGAGGATATCAGAGAGCTAATATCCAGGGAGATACTTGAGTACCATCCTCAGCTGCTAAAAGATCACATGAACGGCGCTGATAAAACTAACTTTCTCTATCCAAG TGCTGTTGATCAGTTCAGGAGACAGTTTGCGCATCTTGAAGAAAACAGCGGGAAAACTGGCCCTGTGGCACCTCTAGAAAGGAAACATGCCTCTCTTCCCAG ATCTACAGTTATACACTCAACCGCAGTTGCAAGAGGTGGGCAACCAAAACTTATGAATAACACAAACACATTGAACCctgaaactactcaaaacattCCTCTTAATCAATACACAACATCACAAGCACCTCAAAGAAACCTCTCAGGTACCAAACCAATCACATTCATGGGCCCGGTGGCGCCTTATGACAATGGCAGAACCAGCAGAGAAGCATATGACCCGAGATCATTAATCCGCAGCACTGCTCTTCCCTTTCCACAACAGTCTGCTGCAGCAACCGTGGGAAAGCAACAAGAGAGGAGAACAACAACCATGGAGTCTGAGAAGCAGGCAAGACAGATATCTCAGTACAATAGATACTCTCCAGACGTCGCCATCAACATAGATAACAACCCGTTTATCTTGTCTCGAACCGGATTGCACAAGGCTGAAAACAGGAGTGACCGGATCATAATCGATACAAATCTTTTACAGGCGACCGCTGGAATAGGAGTTGCAGCGGCTGCAGCTGCTCCTGGTGGTTCTGCTCACCGGAAAGTTGGAGCTGTTCGGTACGGCATGTCAAACATGTACTAA